Proteins found in one Pseudomonas mosselii genomic segment:
- the cysZ gene encoding sulfate transporter CysZ — protein sequence MQAPVLSGPQYLREGLKLVLSPSLRLFVLLPLAVNLLLFGGLIYFAGHQFSLWVDALMPTLPDWLGFLTYILWPLFVALVLLMVFFTFTLLANVIAAPFNGFLAEKVEVVVRGQDNFPPFSWAELVAMVPRTLSREMRKLGYFLPRAIGLFILSFIPVVNVIAAPLWLVFGIWMMAIQYIDYPADNNKMSWQDMLAWLRQKRWQSMGFGGITYLALMIPGVNVLMMPAAVAGATLFWVRERT from the coding sequence ATGCAAGCCCCCGTCCTGTCCGGCCCCCAGTACCTGCGCGAAGGCCTGAAACTGGTCCTGAGCCCGAGCCTGCGCCTGTTCGTGCTGCTGCCCCTGGCGGTCAACCTGCTGCTGTTCGGCGGCCTGATCTATTTCGCCGGCCATCAGTTCAGCCTGTGGGTCGATGCGCTGATGCCCACCCTGCCCGACTGGCTGGGCTTTCTCACCTACATCCTGTGGCCGCTGTTCGTTGCCCTGGTGCTGTTGATGGTGTTCTTCACCTTCACCCTGCTGGCCAACGTCATCGCCGCGCCGTTCAACGGCTTCCTGGCGGAAAAGGTCGAGGTGGTGGTGCGCGGCCAGGACAACTTCCCGCCCTTCAGCTGGGCCGAGCTGGTGGCCATGGTGCCACGCACCCTCAGCCGTGAGATGCGCAAGCTGGGCTACTTCCTGCCTCGGGCCATCGGCCTGTTCATCCTCTCGTTCATCCCGGTGGTGAACGTGATCGCCGCGCCACTGTGGCTGGTGTTCGGGATCTGGATGATGGCGATCCAGTACATCGACTACCCGGCGGACAACAACAAGATGAGCTGGCAGGACATGCTCGCCTGGCTGCGGCAGAAGCGCTGGCAATCGATGGGGTTTGGCGGGATCACTTATCTTGCGCTGATGATTCCGGGGGTCAACGTGCTGATGATGCCGGCGGCGGTGGCCGGAGCGACGCTGTTCTGGGTGCGTGAGCGTACCTGA